The following are from one region of the Biomphalaria glabrata chromosome 12, xgBioGlab47.1, whole genome shotgun sequence genome:
- the LOC129922152 gene encoding uncharacterized protein LOC129922152 isoform X2, whose amino-acid sequence MGSYLLLLSTCLLVLQLARATGNDSSDQDPGIRFVFPFYPKELDILIGHLQTKLFRVTQSLDSCEQINAGNHEAGNYVIDINDKGDVTELPSSRAKKLETITKLRKEIKEVEAKLDICRFKFWTGDSSGEVAK is encoded by the exons ATGGGAAGCTATCTGCTGCTTCTGTCCACGTGCCTTCTCGTCCTACAACTTGCAAGAGCCACCGGAAATGACTCCTCAGATCAGGATCCCGGCATCCGCTTTGTGTTTCCGTTCTACCCTAAAGAGCTAGACATCCTGATTGGACATCTGCAGACTAAG CTGTTTCGAGTGACTCAGTCTTTGGATTCTTGTGAACAGATCAATGCTGGCAATCACGAGGCTG GAAATTACGTCATAGATATTAATGACAAAGGTGACGTCACTGAGCTACCAAGCAGCAGAGCCAAGAAACTGGAGACTATCACAAAACTGAGGaaagagataaaagaagtggaggCCAAACTGGACATTTGTAGATTCAAGTTTTGGACAGGGGACAGCAGTG GCGAGGTAGCTAAATAG